The following proteins come from a genomic window of Excalfactoria chinensis isolate bCotChi1 unplaced genomic scaffold, bCotChi1.hap2 Scaffold_71, whole genome shotgun sequence:
- the LOC140265198 gene encoding olfactory receptor 14J1-like — MPNSSSISEFLLLPLADTRQLQLLHLWLFLGIYLAALLGNGLISTAVACDQRLHTPMYFFLLNLALLDLGCISTTLPKAMANALWDTRAISYAGCAAQLFFFFFFLSAEFSLLTIMSYDRYVAICKPLHYGTLMDSRACATTAAAAWGAGVLYSLLHTASTFSLPLCHGNVVNQFFCEVPQILKLTCSASYLREVVLIIFSTCLFFGCFVFIVVSYVQIFMAVLRMPSEQGWHKAFSTCLPHLVVVSLFLSTGFFAYLKPPSISSPLLDRTVALLYSVLPPTLNPIIYSMRNREIKHAARKMLQYALFQLP, encoded by the coding sequence atgcccaacagcagctccatcagcgagttcctcctgctgccgttggcagatACGCGGCAGTTACAGCTCCTGCACCTCTGGCTCTTcctgggcatctacctggctgccctcctgggcaacggcctcatcagcacagccgtagcctgcgaccagcgcctgcacacccccatgtacttcttcctgctcaacctggccctcctcgacctgggctgcatctccaccactctccccaaagccatggccaacgccctctgggacaccagggccatctcctacgcaggatgtgctgcacagctctttttctttttcttcttcctctcagcagagttttcccttctcaccatcatgtcctatgaccgctacgttgccatctgcaagcccctgcactatgggaccttgatggacagcagagcttgtgccaccacggcagcagctgcctggggcgctggggttctctattccctgctgcacactgccagtacgttttcactgcctctctgccatgGGAATGTCGtgaaccagtttttctgtgaagtcccccagatcctcaagctcacctgctcagcctcctacctcagggaagttgtgcttattatttttagtaCCTGTTTATTctttggttgctttgttttcatagttgtgtcctatgtgcagatcttcatggccgtgctgaggatgccctctgagcagggatggcacaaagccttctccacgtgcctccctcacctggtTGTGgtttccctgtttctcagcactggcttttttgcctacctgaagccaccttccatttcctccccactcctggatcggacggtggcacttctgtactcagtgcttcctccaacactgaaccctattatctacagcatgaggaacagggagatcaagcacgctgCCAGGAAGATGTTGCAATACgcactattccagcttccatAA
- the LOC140265197 gene encoding olfactory receptor 14J1-like: protein MPNSSSISEFLLLPLADTRQLQLLHFWLLLGIYLAALLGNGLISTAVACDRRLHTPMYFFLLNLALLDLGCISTTLPKAMANALWDTRAISYAGCAAQLFCFVFFISAEYSLLTIMSYDRYVAICKPLHYGTLMDSRACATMAAAAWGAGVLNSLLHTASTFSLPLCQGNVVNQFFCEIPQILKLSCSASYLREIGILIFSFTLAFGCFVFIVVSYVQIFMAVLRMPFEQGRHKAFSTCLPHLAVVSVFLSTGFFAYLKPPSISSPLLDLTVALLYSVVPPTLNPIIYSMRNREIKHALKKVLHYALFLLP, encoded by the coding sequence atgcccaacagcagctccatcagtgagttcctcctgctgccgttggcagacacgcggcagctgcagctcctgcacttctggctcttgctgggcatctacctggctgccctcctgggcaacggcctcatcagcacagccgtagcctgcgaccgccgcctgcacacccccatgtacttcttcctgctcaacctggccctcctcgacctgggctgcatctccaccactctccccaaagccatggccaacgccctctgggacaccagggccatctcctacgcaggatgtgctgcacagctcttttgctttgtcttcttcatctcagcagagtattcccttctcaccatcatgtcctatgaccgctacgttgccatctgcaagcccctgcactacgggaccttgatggacagcagagcttgtgccaccatggcagcagctgcctggggcgctggggttctcaattccctgctgcacactgccagtacgttttcactgcctctctgccaaggcaatgttgtcaaccagtttttctgtgaaatcccccagatcctcaagctctcctgctcagcctcctacctcagggaaaTTGGGATTCTCATTTTTAGTTTCACTTTAGCCTTtggatgctttgttttcatagttgtgtcctatgtgcagatcttcatggccgtgctgaggatgccctttgagcagggacggcacaaagccttctccacgtgcctccctcacctggctgtggtctccgTTTTTCTCAGCACtggcttttttgcctacctgaagcccccctccatttcctccccactcctggatctgacagtggcacttctgtactcagtggttcctccaacactgaaccctattatttacagcatgaggaacagggagatcaagcacgctctgAAGAAGGTGTTGCACTATGCACTATTCCTGCTTCCATAA